From Cetobacterium sp. 8H:
GAAGTGAGAACATCATGTCTATAATCAATAATAAAAAATTTAAAATAGTTCACATAAGTATGGATAGTTCGTTTGTAGCAGTAGATGAATCAGTAAAAGTAGGAGATGAAATTGAAATTTTTCATGATCTTCAAGAAGCAATAAACCATTTAGAAGTTCCACATTATGAATTTTTATCAGTTATAAATGATAGAATTGAAAGAGAATTGATATAACAAAAAAATAGGGACTTTTAGTCCTATTTTATATTTAGTTTACAAACTTTTTTACATTTAATTTTTGTTTTTGTACAAAAAA
This genomic window contains:
- a CDS encoding alanine racemase C-terminal domain-containing protein; the encoded protein is MKKKEAINLGKNNKIAKIRIGYGDGFSKRSENIMSIINNKKFKIVHISMDSSFVAVDESVKVGDEIEIFHDLQEAINHLEVPHYEFLSVINDRIERELI